A window of the Leucothrix mucor DSM 2157 genome harbors these coding sequences:
- a CDS encoding abortive infection family protein has translation MSNLTNIEKRKLERLLGMGSGYVLNFSNKTFDEFVHDSTGKEIYDEKYNLNSGSKANRLRAFWDIESNYTVGKLLSDLFNDWTEYKSFNDPEQPTDECLKIAQRLTLSAPVPDIDAVTPNAEDKDFDTLAKAVRASIDNNEPEAGLDRLHTFLVKYFRVLCEKYGIDTNKKKPLHGLVGEYIKKMKVSGAIESEMTERILKSSIANMEAFNHVRNNQSFAHDNKVLKYTEAMLIFSHVTSSIKFIEDLEKSVEKPKMAESGFEGIKF, from the coding sequence TTGTCGAATCTAACAAATATAGAGAAAAGAAAGCTTGAAAGGTTACTTGGCATGGGCTCTGGCTATGTACTTAACTTTTCAAACAAGACTTTCGATGAGTTTGTGCATGATAGTACGGGCAAAGAAATTTATGATGAAAAATATAACTTAAACTCTGGTTCTAAAGCAAATAGGCTTCGAGCATTTTGGGATATTGAATCTAATTATACAGTTGGAAAATTGTTATCAGATTTATTCAATGATTGGACTGAATACAAAAGTTTTAATGATCCTGAACAACCCACAGATGAGTGCTTAAAGATTGCTCAACGGTTAACTCTGAGTGCTCCTGTTCCAGACATTGACGCTGTTACGCCAAATGCTGAAGACAAAGACTTTGATACCTTAGCAAAGGCAGTTCGAGCTTCAATCGACAATAATGAGCCTGAAGCAGGCTTGGATAGGTTGCATACTTTTCTAGTTAAGTACTTTCGTGTTCTATGTGAAAAATATGGAATCGATACCAATAAGAAAAAACCTCTACATGGTTTGGTTGGTGAATACATCAAAAAAATGAAAGTCAGCGGCGCGATTGAGTCAGAAATGACGGAGCGTATTCTGAAATCAAGCATTGCAAACATGGAAGCTTTCAATCATGTAAGAAACAATCAGAGCTTTGCTCATGATAATAAAGTTCTCAAATACACAGAAGCGATGCTGATTTTTAGCCACGTAACCAGCTCTATCAAGTTTATTGAAGATCTTGAGAAAAGTGTGGAGAAACCGAAAATGGCCGAATCGGGCTTCGAAGGTATAAAGTTTTAG
- a CDS encoding succinate dehydrogenase assembly factor 2: MSELTRLRWRCRRGAKELDIVMNRYLEQKYETAEASQQQAFNELLAVEDPTIFDLLLERIDAQNDEQQKLLVTLRSIMAL; the protein is encoded by the coding sequence ATGAGTGAATTAACCCGTCTGCGCTGGCGTTGTCGTCGCGGAGCTAAAGAGCTGGATATTGTGATGAATCGCTATCTGGAGCAAAAGTACGAAACGGCTGAAGCGTCACAACAGCAGGCATTTAACGAATTGCTGGCGGTTGAAGACCCAACCATTTTCGACTTACTGCTTGAACGCATTGACGCTCAGAATGACGAGCAGCAAAAACTTTTAGTCACGCTTCGGAGTATAATGGCGCTCTGA
- a CDS encoding toxin-antitoxin system TumE family protein, translated as MNDEIDIGLEVLLELDSEIFPMDNGYWTKLEAKVVIANEHIPHGIKYSLTLHNQNNVRILGYDNAHGIKPKRKKYGAKRVVWDHRHERKVVEPYEFESAAQLLEDFWNDVEKILTEERGDS; from the coding sequence ATGAACGATGAAATAGATATAGGGCTAGAAGTACTACTCGAACTTGATAGTGAAATTTTTCCTATGGACAATGGTTATTGGACGAAGCTTGAAGCTAAGGTCGTTATTGCTAATGAGCATATCCCTCATGGCATAAAATACTCACTCACTTTGCATAACCAAAATAACGTCAGAATCTTAGGTTACGACAATGCTCATGGCATCAAGCCTAAGCGAAAAAAGTATGGTGCTAAAAGAGTAGTTTGGGACCATCGACACGAGAGAAAAGTTGTGGAGCCATACGAGTTTGAAAGTGCTGCTCAACTATTAGAAGATTTTTGGAATGATGTAGAAAAAATCCTTACTGAAGAAAGAGGTGACTCATGA
- a CDS encoding DUF808 domain-containing protein, translating into MASGILALLDDVAAIAKLATASLDDIGVAAMRAGSKSAGVVIDDAAVTPAYVTGLKPARELPIIWRIAKGSLFNKVIILLPLALLLSAFLPFLITPILMLGGAYLCYEGAEKVVEKFSRHKDGEANGELDHLPYEDPKELEDEKVAGAVRTDLILSAEIMAIALGEISDSNIFTQAVVLLIVGVVITICVYGAVAVIVKMDDVGLHLAKSSRGLISGIGNFLVRAMPVLLATLSVVGTAAMLWVGGQIILHGMEVFGLGWLPHLIHGIADTVGSWLPVAGAAVTWIVNAAFAGVFGLALGYIIVLIHHRIAGAKEAQA; encoded by the coding sequence ATGGCAAGTGGAATTTTAGCATTACTTGATGATGTAGCAGCGATAGCCAAGCTGGCTACCGCCTCTCTCGATGACATTGGCGTTGCGGCCATGCGGGCCGGATCAAAGTCTGCTGGCGTCGTGATCGATGACGCAGCGGTAACACCCGCCTACGTTACCGGGCTTAAGCCAGCACGTGAGCTACCGATTATCTGGCGTATCGCGAAAGGCTCGTTGTTTAACAAAGTTATCATACTGCTCCCGCTCGCCTTGTTACTGAGTGCTTTTCTCCCCTTCCTGATTACGCCAATACTGATGCTTGGTGGTGCCTACTTATGTTACGAAGGCGCTGAAAAAGTCGTAGAGAAATTCAGCCGCCACAAAGACGGCGAAGCCAACGGTGAGCTTGACCATCTACCGTACGAAGACCCAAAGGAACTGGAAGACGAAAAGGTTGCCGGAGCGGTTCGCACCGATTTGATTTTATCCGCCGAAATAATGGCCATTGCACTGGGTGAGATTAGTGATAGCAATATCTTCACGCAGGCAGTGGTACTGCTGATAGTCGGTGTCGTCATCACAATTTGTGTGTACGGTGCTGTCGCCGTGATTGTAAAGATGGATGATGTCGGACTGCATCTGGCAAAAAGTAGCAGAGGACTTATCAGTGGGATCGGTAATTTTCTAGTGCGTGCTATGCCGGTGTTACTGGCAACCTTATCTGTTGTAGGGACAGCCGCAATGCTATGGGTAGGTGGTCAGATAATTTTACACGGCATGGAAGTGTTTGGGCTAGGTTGGTTACCCCACCTAATTCACGGAATTGCGGATACTGTAGGAAGCTGGTTACCCGTTGCTGGCGCAGCCGTTACATGGATAGTGAATGCAGCCTTTGCAGGTGTGTTTGGGCTTGCTCTGGGTTACATCATTGTGCTGATTCATCACCGTATTGCTGGTGCTAAAGAAGCTCAGGCATAA
- a CDS encoding fumarate hydratase, whose amino-acid sequence MTIIKQADLIDSVADALQYISYYHPKDFVDAMYDAWKREESEAAKDAIAQILVNSRMCAEGHRPICQDTGIVTVFVRIGMQVQWESELSVEEMINEGVRRAYTHPDNVLRASILADPAGKRINTKDNTPAVIHMSVVPGDKVEIELAAKGGGSENKSKMAMLNPSDSIVDWVLKTVPTMGAGWCPPGMLGIGIGGTAEKAALMAKESLMESIDIQELRERGPQNRIEELRLEIMDKVNDLGIGAQGLGGLTTVLDIKIKDYPTHAASLPICMIPNCAATRHAHFMLVGSGPSLQTPPDLSAWPDISYEAGDNSRRVDLNTVTAEDVATWKPGEVILLSGKMLTGRDAAHKKIVGILDSGEELPVSLKGRFIYYVGPVDPVRDEAVGPAGPTTATRMDKFTDQVLEQTGLLGMIGKAERGPVAIESIKKHKSVYLMAVGGAAYLVSKAIVNSEVLAFPELGMEAIYEFDVRDMPVTVAVDSQGTSVHTTGPEHWKQVIFDKKA is encoded by the coding sequence ATGACCATTATCAAACAGGCAGACCTGATTGACAGCGTCGCTGATGCCCTACAGTACATTTCCTACTACCACCCGAAAGACTTTGTTGACGCGATGTATGACGCATGGAAACGCGAAGAGTCTGAAGCGGCTAAAGATGCGATTGCGCAGATTCTGGTGAACTCTCGCATGTGTGCAGAAGGGCATCGCCCGATCTGTCAGGATACGGGGATCGTCACCGTATTTGTACGCATCGGTATGCAAGTGCAGTGGGAAAGCGAGCTGAGTGTTGAAGAGATGATCAATGAAGGTGTGCGCCGCGCGTATACGCACCCTGATAATGTGCTGCGTGCGTCGATTTTGGCAGACCCTGCGGGCAAGCGTATCAACACCAAAGACAACACACCGGCTGTGATTCACATGTCGGTCGTGCCGGGTGATAAGGTTGAGATCGAGCTGGCTGCGAAAGGTGGCGGGTCTGAGAATAAATCCAAAATGGCCATGTTGAATCCTAGTGATAGCATTGTTGATTGGGTTTTGAAAACAGTGCCTACTATGGGTGCTGGCTGGTGTCCGCCGGGTATGCTGGGTATCGGTATCGGTGGTACGGCTGAGAAAGCGGCATTGATGGCGAAAGAGTCGCTGATGGAGTCGATTGATATTCAGGAGCTGCGTGAGCGTGGCCCACAGAACCGCATTGAAGAGCTACGCCTTGAGATCATGGATAAAGTGAATGATCTGGGTATTGGTGCGCAGGGTCTTGGTGGTTTAACCACTGTTCTTGATATCAAGATTAAGGACTACCCAACACACGCGGCCTCATTGCCTATATGCATGATTCCTAACTGTGCGGCGACTCGTCATGCACACTTCATGCTAGTTGGTAGCGGCCCATCGCTACAGACGCCACCTGACTTGTCAGCATGGCCAGACATCAGCTATGAAGCCGGTGATAACTCTCGTCGTGTTGATTTAAACACCGTGACTGCTGAAGACGTTGCAACGTGGAAGCCGGGCGAAGTGATTCTGTTATCAGGCAAAATGTTGACCGGTCGTGATGCGGCGCATAAGAAAATCGTTGGTATTTTGGATAGCGGTGAAGAGTTGCCCGTTTCACTAAAAGGCCGCTTTATTTATTACGTTGGCCCGGTTGACCCGGTTCGCGACGAAGCAGTTGGCCCCGCTGGCCCGACCACGGCAACCCGTATGGATAAGTTTACCGATCAGGTACTTGAGCAGACAGGTCTGCTGGGTATGATTGGTAAAGCGGAACGTGGTCCGGTGGCGATTGAGAGTATTAAGAAGCACAAGTCTGTTTACCTGATGGCAGTCGGTGGCGCAGCTTACTTAGTATCAAAAGCGATTGTGAACTCTGAAGTGTTGGCATTCCCAGAGCTGGGTATGGAAGCGATCTATGAGTTTGATGTGCGTGATATGCCAGTGACGGTTGCGGTTGATTCGCAAGGCACGTCGGTTCACACGACAGGGCCTGAGCATTGGAAGCAGGTTATTTTTGATAAGAAAGCATAA
- a CDS encoding DUF234 domain-containing protein, whose translation MEVSVGPYLHGLEGEFDIMQRMQSVLSTPKSRQVKYRIQAAFLSFWFRFVYRYRSAVEIGNVEFLQQVIQRDFATYSGEWLERLFHEQLAASGKYSVIGHYWESGNKNEIDIVALNELDKTALIAEVKRNPKNIRLSKLKGYEIKYRGLSLDDLAALPSFTSDPVEN comes from the coding sequence TTGGAGGTATCGGTTGGGCCGTATCTTCATGGGTTAGAGGGTGAGTTTGATATTATGCAGCGTATGCAGTCTGTGCTTTCTACGCCTAAGTCTCGTCAGGTGAAATACCGTATTCAAGCTGCGTTTTTGAGCTTTTGGTTTCGTTTTGTCTATCGTTATCGTAGTGCGGTTGAGATTGGTAACGTTGAGTTTTTACAACAAGTGATTCAGCGCGACTTTGCTACGTACAGCGGTGAGTGGTTGGAGCGTTTGTTCCATGAGCAATTGGCGGCGAGTGGCAAGTACAGTGTGATTGGTCACTACTGGGAGTCGGGAAACAAAAACGAGATTGATATTGTGGCGCTTAATGAGTTGGATAAAACGGCGTTGATTGCTGAGGTTAAGCGTAACCCTAAGAATATTCGTTTGAGTAAGTTGAAGGGATATGAGATTAAATATCGTGGCTTGTCGTTGGATGACCTTGCAGCGTTACCTAGCTTTACAAGTGACCCAGTAGAGAACTGA
- a CDS encoding GNAT family N-acetyltransferase codes for MGPISVLPENQSSGIGSMLMDAAIQELKNINANGCVLLGDPNYYHRFGFKPVEGLVLPGVPPEYFQALLFQGDLPQGSVTYYESFSANG; via the coding sequence CTGGGGCCAATCTCAGTGCTTCCTGAGAATCAGAGTAGCGGTATTGGCTCGATGCTTATGGATGCAGCCATTCAAGAGTTAAAGAATATAAATGCCAACGGTTGTGTCTTGCTCGGAGACCCAAACTACTATCATCGTTTTGGCTTCAAGCCTGTAGAGGGCTTGGTGCTTCCCGGTGTGCCGCCGGAGTATTTTCAAGCCTTGTTATTTCAAGGCGATTTACCTCAAGGCTCCGTTACTTATTACGAATCCTTTTCTGCAAATGGTTAA
- a CDS encoding ThiF family adenylyltransferase: protein MIQSACDLLYTEHPDKNGMVKAAPSAHNVSENIESRHYPFRLYLSPDQSAMLRNNALESFDGKLWQQWAGISHIVTHLAEASHGDWSWKDESLPAVLGMEASTLPCIVLKTVKPESMFSGVTTKEQLFTTLETDFSLQESAFSCLICPAEGVPTLFQQLKTKESLIRYRTILGPRETDSRTGNIHEELAKVRIAIVGLGSLGSKVAVSLARAGVRRFDLIDDDILHTGNLERHDADWRDIGLHKVDSASRRIKLVSASAEVSARRVSIGAQVSATEMAAVNGALNECDIIIDASANPEVLNHLSAISAQSGNSVVWGSIYAGGIGGYMARSRPEHEPAPLIIRQALNKYYEGIEEEPPVIIDWGYDGAISDEIFIASDPEVSLMAAHLSNFALDTLLRSEPSQFDAPLYLLGFKQAWIFDSAFHVQPINVDAPARQTHTLDTKSEAQDKFVEKLIKKKLDEIADQSENT from the coding sequence ATGATACAAAGCGCATGTGACCTCCTTTACACAGAGCACCCTGATAAAAATGGAATGGTGAAAGCAGCACCTTCGGCGCACAATGTTTCGGAAAATATTGAATCTCGACATTATCCGTTTCGGCTTTATTTATCACCTGATCAGTCCGCCATGCTTCGTAATAATGCTCTGGAGTCTTTTGATGGAAAGCTATGGCAGCAATGGGCGGGTATCAGTCATATCGTAACCCACTTAGCAGAAGCTTCACATGGTGATTGGTCGTGGAAAGATGAGTCACTTCCGGCTGTGTTAGGAATGGAAGCCTCAACACTTCCCTGCATAGTTTTGAAAACTGTTAAGCCTGAGAGCATGTTTTCTGGAGTCACAACAAAAGAGCAACTCTTCACTACTCTCGAAACCGATTTTAGTTTACAAGAATCGGCATTTAGTTGTCTCATTTGCCCAGCTGAAGGCGTTCCCACTTTATTCCAGCAGCTTAAGACCAAGGAAAGTCTAATAAGGTATCGGACAATACTAGGACCAAGAGAAACTGATTCTCGAACTGGAAATATTCACGAGGAGCTAGCTAAAGTACGCATTGCTATTGTTGGTTTAGGATCTCTTGGTTCAAAGGTTGCCGTATCCTTGGCACGTGCTGGAGTCAGGCGGTTTGACCTTATTGATGATGATATCCTGCATACTGGTAATCTTGAACGGCATGATGCAGATTGGCGAGACATTGGTTTGCATAAAGTAGATTCAGCGTCTCGCCGCATCAAACTAGTCTCTGCTTCAGCGGAAGTGTCTGCTCGACGTGTATCAATTGGTGCCCAAGTATCAGCCACAGAGATGGCAGCAGTGAATGGAGCGTTAAATGAATGTGACATTATCATTGATGCATCAGCAAACCCCGAAGTTCTGAACCATCTGAGCGCAATAAGTGCCCAGTCAGGAAATTCAGTGGTTTGGGGAAGTATTTATGCAGGAGGAATCGGCGGTTACATGGCAAGATCACGTCCAGAGCATGAACCAGCACCGCTTATAATTCGGCAAGCGCTAAATAAATATTATGAGGGAATTGAAGAGGAACCACCTGTAATAATTGATTGGGGCTATGATGGAGCAATCTCAGATGAAATTTTCATCGCCTCAGACCCAGAGGTCTCATTGATGGCAGCTCACCTTAGCAATTTTGCATTAGATACCCTTTTAAGGAGCGAACCATCTCAGTTTGATGCACCTCTCTATCTACTAGGCTTCAAACAAGCTTGGATTTTTGATTCAGCTTTCCATGTCCAGCCAATTAATGTGGATGCTCCAGCACGTCAGACCCATACGCTTGACACTAAGAGTGAGGCACAAGATAAATTCGTTGAGAAGTTAATAAAGAAGAAGTTAGATGAAATTGCGGATCAATCAGAAAACACTTGA
- a CDS encoding class I SAM-dependent methyltransferase: MMQESDYFEMNRFGWDKRAAAHFDSRFYDLPGFLAGQTSLREIELAELEDVSGKSLLHLQCHFGMDTLSWARQGAVCTGVDISPVAIHKAKELAQTLTLDAEFVCTDVYSFQRSGASLYDIVLTSYGAICWLPDLNRWAEIIASNLAVGGRFYIVDFHPIYDLLAGYSCFTQVQPDVEEEGTYTENGANVTAKLATWAHPMSSVINALINVGIQIERVSEFPFSPYNCFDGMVEREPGRFYLDHKGNDVPIVYSITGRKVA; this comes from the coding sequence ATGATGCAAGAATCAGACTACTTCGAGATGAACCGATTCGGCTGGGATAAACGCGCAGCAGCACATTTCGATTCCAGGTTTTATGACTTGCCGGGCTTCCTCGCGGGTCAAACCTCGCTTCGTGAAATCGAATTGGCAGAGCTAGAGGATGTAAGCGGTAAATCACTGTTACACCTTCAGTGTCACTTCGGCATGGACACGCTGTCTTGGGCTCGTCAGGGGGCGGTTTGTACGGGCGTTGATATATCGCCGGTTGCCATCCATAAAGCGAAGGAGCTTGCCCAAACACTCACGTTGGATGCTGAATTTGTGTGTACGGATGTTTACTCTTTCCAGCGTTCGGGCGCATCCCTATACGACATTGTGTTGACATCCTACGGCGCTATTTGCTGGCTGCCAGATCTCAACCGATGGGCTGAGATTATTGCGTCTAACCTTGCCGTCGGTGGTCGCTTTTATATCGTGGACTTCCATCCAATTTATGACCTTCTCGCGGGGTATTCATGCTTTACTCAAGTACAACCGGATGTGGAGGAAGAGGGTACGTACACCGAAAACGGCGCGAATGTGACTGCCAAGCTGGCAACGTGGGCACACCCAATGTCCAGTGTCATCAACGCATTGATTAACGTCGGTATTCAGATTGAGCGTGTCAGCGAGTTTCCATTTAGCCCATACAACTGCTTCGACGGCATGGTTGAGCGGGAGCCGGGCCGCTTTTATCTTGACCATAAGGGAAATGATGTGCCGATTGTCTACAGCATCACCGGGCGAAAAGTTGCATAG
- a CDS encoding Mov34/MPN/PAD-1 family protein, with protein MKLRINQKTLEAWRTVLLNAKEREIGGVLFGEHVNEDQFRIIEFTQQKRYGDAISFQRHAGEARESLKRLSTNYGNDYTRFNYLGEWHSHPNASAAPSKIDRETMKNLVSDPTTGANFLVLIILRINENCDIELTGTSFLASNHVLECELYIETNEK; from the coding sequence ATGAAATTGCGGATCAATCAGAAAACACTTGAAGCTTGGAGAACAGTTCTTCTCAATGCAAAGGAGAGGGAAATTGGCGGTGTTCTATTCGGGGAGCATGTAAATGAGGATCAATTTCGAATCATAGAGTTCACACAGCAGAAACGGTATGGGGATGCCATTTCATTTCAAAGGCACGCTGGTGAGGCAAGAGAGTCATTGAAGCGCTTGAGTACTAATTATGGAAATGACTACACTCGATTTAATTATCTTGGTGAATGGCATTCTCATCCTAATGCTTCTGCTGCTCCTAGTAAGATTGATCGTGAAACTATGAAGAACTTAGTTTCTGATCCAACTACAGGGGCAAACTTTTTAGTGTTAATAATTCTCCGAATTAATGAAAACTGCGATATTGAATTAACCGGAACCAGCTTTCTTGCATCCAATCATGTACTAGAATGTGAACTCTATATCGAAACAAATGAGAAATAG
- a CDS encoding DUF6602 domain-containing protein, with protein sequence MSDWNLRTILGDLHHDIQEQLRRARNIGHPSEKGDASEDVWLELFQQYLPERYHAIKAHVVDSEGTFSDQIDVVIFDRQYSPFIHNFKGSTVVPAESVYAVFEAKQTMDASLVSYAQKKVASVRRLKRTSLPIPHAGGEYPAKTPFHILGGMLTFESEWKPPFGDAFHKAVSLDGNGNLDLGCVASHGFFHFNQKNKTYIVDTERKPATAFLFRLISQLQLCGTVPMIDVEAYAHWLTE encoded by the coding sequence ATGTCAGACTGGAATCTTAGAACAATATTAGGTGACTTACACCATGATATTCAAGAACAACTCCGCCGTGCTCGTAACATCGGTCATCCATCTGAAAAAGGAGATGCGAGCGAAGATGTCTGGTTGGAGCTTTTCCAGCAGTACCTCCCAGAGCGCTATCACGCGATAAAAGCTCATGTAGTTGATAGTGAAGGTACCTTCAGTGACCAGATTGATGTTGTAATCTTCGATAGGCAGTATTCACCATTCATACACAATTTTAAAGGGTCAACAGTTGTTCCAGCTGAAAGCGTCTATGCTGTCTTCGAAGCAAAGCAAACTATGGATGCAAGTCTCGTATCTTATGCACAAAAAAAGGTTGCAAGTGTTCGTCGACTGAAAAGAACTAGCCTACCTATACCTCATGCAGGTGGTGAGTATCCTGCAAAAACTCCATTCCATATTCTAGGCGGGATGTTAACGTTTGAATCAGAATGGAAGCCACCATTTGGTGACGCTTTTCATAAAGCAGTGTCGTTAGATGGCAACGGCAATCTAGACTTGGGTTGCGTAGCTTCACACGGATTTTTTCACTTTAACCAAAAAAATAAAACCTACATAGTAGATACAGAACGAAAACCCGCGACAGCATTCCTTTTCCGACTTATCTCACAACTCCAGCTCTGCGGTACGGTTCCAATGATTGATGTTGAAGCCTATGCCCACTGGCTTACAGAATAA
- a CDS encoding SMODS domain-containing nucleotidyltransferase: protein MTPNTRFNELITDITPSATTNSRSISAHTSIRNSLESDSKYKDNVIRTFLGGSYKRKTAIRPVSKNGKTDRPDVDIYVVVKGSDWSESPEDLINTLFSALNRNCTELKITKIKRNRCSIAISTDKAEMDVSPLLERNSDGYYRIGNRNTGEWYLTDPEEHTTWSAKANSDAGMRFNPMVKMVKWSRREYPTKNKHPKSIALEALVAKHMSSTETHYGQLLHDTFDDIINSYSFLRLIGMCPELDDPAIDGGNLLSGVSGEAFSAFYDKIKYFRDEAAKALATDDQDVATKHWRQILGSRFPSPKTEKSSNAVGLQSAVTMSSLTFPAKASTPPNKPADFA, encoded by the coding sequence ATGACTCCAAACACACGCTTCAATGAATTAATTACAGATATAACTCCCAGTGCCACAACAAACTCTCGGTCAATATCGGCACATACATCTATCCGCAATTCTTTGGAATCTGACTCTAAATACAAAGATAATGTGATTCGCACATTTCTTGGAGGTTCTTACAAACGAAAAACAGCAATTCGTCCTGTTTCAAAGAATGGCAAGACTGATCGTCCCGATGTGGATATCTATGTAGTTGTAAAAGGAAGTGACTGGTCAGAGTCTCCTGAAGATCTGATCAACACTCTATTTTCTGCATTAAATCGCAATTGTACTGAGCTGAAGATCACTAAAATCAAACGTAACCGCTGCTCAATAGCTATCTCTACAGATAAAGCAGAGATGGACGTATCACCTTTATTGGAACGTAACAGCGACGGGTATTATCGAATCGGAAACCGCAATACTGGTGAATGGTATCTAACCGATCCTGAGGAGCATACTACTTGGTCGGCCAAAGCCAATTCCGATGCAGGTATGCGCTTCAACCCAATGGTTAAAATGGTGAAATGGAGTCGGCGCGAGTACCCCACGAAAAATAAGCATCCAAAAAGTATAGCCCTAGAGGCACTTGTAGCAAAGCACATGAGCTCCACCGAAACCCATTATGGTCAGCTTTTGCACGACACATTTGATGACATCATAAACAGCTATTCATTCTTACGGCTTATTGGTATGTGTCCTGAATTGGATGATCCAGCAATTGATGGTGGGAATTTACTATCGGGCGTTTCTGGTGAGGCGTTTTCAGCCTTCTATGATAAAATAAAATATTTTCGAGATGAGGCTGCCAAAGCTCTGGCTACTGACGATCAAGATGTAGCAACTAAACACTGGCGACAAATTTTAGGATCTCGTTTTCCATCCCCGAAAACAGAAAAATCATCTAATGCAGTAGGATTACAATCCGCCGTGACTATGTCATCCCTAACCTTTCCTGCAAAAGCATCTACACCTCCAAACAAACCGGCTGACTTTGCTTGA
- a CDS encoding transcriptional regulator, with the protein MKVMNVGIISREEYVKRTIAIAKGAYKPKPNEPKVWFESVKSLSQVLSNENQALLKLIIEKKPQSLAELEKISHRKKSNLSRTLKTLENYGIVSLSKESGKVVPTVQATDFEVKFGLNAAVY; encoded by the coding sequence ATGAAGGTAATGAATGTTGGTATTATCTCACGGGAAGAGTACGTGAAAAGAACCATCGCTATAGCAAAAGGCGCTTATAAGCCAAAGCCTAACGAGCCAAAAGTGTGGTTTGAGTCTGTTAAGTCTTTGTCGCAAGTGTTAAGCAACGAGAATCAAGCGTTGTTGAAATTAATTATTGAGAAGAAACCTCAGTCATTGGCAGAGCTTGAGAAAATCAGCCACCGTAAAAAATCAAATCTATCAAGAACGCTAAAAACGCTGGAGAATTATGGCATCGTATCTTTGAGCAAAGAAAGCGGGAAGGTAGTTCCAACGGTTCAGGCAACCGATTTTGAAGTTAAGTTTGGCTTGAATGCAGCAGTATACTAG
- a CDS encoding succinate dehydrogenase iron-sulfur subunit — protein sequence MAEFKLPANSIVRNGKTYKAAAGATNIKLFKVYRYDPSSGENPSLDTYEVDLDTCGPMILDALLKIKNEMDSTLSLRRSCREGICGSCSMNIDGRNTLACTKAIAEVEGDVNVYPLPHQPIVKDLVSDLTNFYAQYASVEPWLKSDTPAPPDRERFQSVEDRKQLDGLYECILCACCSTSCPSYWWNSDRYLGPAALLNAHRWIKDSRDDATGERLDALEDPFKLYRCHTIMNCTDVCPKDLNPAKAIAEIKQMMVERKI from the coding sequence ATGGCTGAATTTAAATTGCCCGCTAATTCCATCGTACGGAATGGCAAGACCTACAAAGCCGCTGCGGGTGCGACTAACATTAAACTGTTCAAGGTTTACCGTTATGATCCTTCGTCGGGTGAGAACCCTTCACTGGATACCTACGAAGTGGATCTGGATACTTGCGGCCCGATGATTTTGGACGCACTGCTGAAAATCAAGAATGAGATGGACTCTACGCTGTCACTGCGTCGTTCATGTCGTGAAGGGATTTGTGGTTCGTGCTCAATGAATATCGACGGTAGAAACACATTGGCTTGTACTAAAGCAATTGCTGAAGTAGAAGGCGATGTAAATGTTTACCCACTGCCACACCAGCCGATCGTTAAGGATTTGGTGTCTGACTTAACTAACTTCTACGCGCAGTATGCGTCTGTAGAGCCTTGGTTGAAATCAGACACACCAGCACCACCAGATCGCGAGCGCTTCCAGTCTGTTGAAGACCGTAAGCAACTGGATGGGCTGTATGAGTGTATCTTGTGTGCATGTTGCTCAACCAGCTGCCCAAGCTACTGGTGGAACAGTGATCGTTACCTCGGCCCTGCAGCGCTGCTAAATGCTCATCGTTGGATCAAGGATTCACGTGATGATGCGACTGGCGAGCGTCTAGATGCTCTGGAAGATCCGTTCAAGCTATACCGTTGCCACACCATCATGAACTGTACCGATGTGTGCCCGAAGGATTTGAATCCTGCTAAGGCTATCGCTGAGATTAAGCAAATGATGGTTGAGCGTAAGATCTAA